A genomic stretch from Hemicordylus capensis ecotype Gifberg chromosome 1, rHemCap1.1.pri, whole genome shotgun sequence includes:
- the LRRC74A gene encoding leucine-rich repeat-containing protein 74A isoform X5: MSGSSTPAETRSLTDATDNMEEKEKDENSDTDLEIEDVERSFTNIKGADLYIEACKLVGVVPVSYFIRNMEEPIMNLNHHGLGTKGTKALAIALVSNTTITHLELEDNWILGEGTTYLVQMLRENCYIQELNISNNRLDTDGAEAICRMFFNNISNIRAIQLAGNNFNDESAIYFSESLMTNYRVTELDLSHNEFAEKGGELLGQMLANNESLEVLNLSWNHLRMKGAVAFSAGLRANGTLKILDLAWNGFGNEGALALGEALKVNNVLTELDISSNHINNEGTVKLCKGLEVNGNLRILKMAHNPMTVTSAIALVTVVRKNSKSRIEEINISNVLVNEGFIKLLDLVCEIRPELDVIFGGVGGHFTKKQEQRPDAMKLIQNYLDAHKLRLWDFFRNMDKDGNMKIPVADFRRAMMQQSKIPLDRIQVRELIRKLDNAQTGHVDYSRYKVQEPVQEPKEEEVEEV, encoded by the exons ATGTCGGGAAGCAGCACACCTGCGGAAACACGATCTCTTACTGATGCCACCGACAATatggaagagaaggagaaggatgaGAATTCTGACACGGATCTTGAGATAGAAG ATGTTGAGCGATCATTTACAAACATAAAAGGTGCCGATCTGTACATAGAAGCTTGCAAGCTGGTAGGAGTGGTTCCTGTCTCGTACTTCATTCGGAATATGGAGGAGCCCATCATGAACCTTAACCACCATGGGCTTGGGACCAAGGGAACCAAAGCCCTTGCCATTGCTCTGGTT TCCAATACAACCATCACTCACCTAGAGCTAGAGGATAACTGGATTCTGGGGGAAGGAACTACATATTTGGTGCAAATGCTACGGGAGAACTGCTACATCCAGGAGCTG AATATTTCCAATAATCGTCTTGACACAGATGGAGCTGAAGCTATCTGCAGGATGTTCTTCAATAATATTTCTAATATCCGGGCTATTCAGCTTGCAG GAAACAACTTTAATGACGAGTCAGCAATATACTTTTCTGAATCGTTAATG ACCAATTACCGAGTGACTGAGCTGGACCTCAGCCACAATGAGTTTGccgagaagggaggagagctactGGGGCAGATGTTGG CCAACAATGAGTCTCTAGAGGTTCTGAACCTGAGCTGGAATCACCTGCGGATGAAAGGGGCTGTTGCCTTCAGTGCTGGCCTCAGG GCCAATGGAACACTGAAGATTCTTGACCTTGCATGGAACGGCTTTGGGAATGAAGGGGCTCTGGCCCTTGGAGAAGCCCTCAAGGTCAACAACGTGCTCACTGAACTGGACATCAGCAGCAACCACATCAACAACGAAGGGACTGTAAAGCTCTGCAAGGGATTAGAAGTCAATGGAAACCTTCGCATCTTGaag ATGGCCCACAACCCCATGACAGTAACGAGCGCCATTGCACTTGTCACAGTGGTCCGAAAGAATTCCAAATCCAGAATAGAGGAAATCAACATCTCA AATGTGCTAGTGAATGAAGGCTTCATCAAGTTATTGGATCTAGTCTGCGAGATACGGCCTGAACTAGATGTCATCTTTGGAGGGGTTGGAGGCCATTTTACCAAGAAGCAAGAGCAGCGTCCCGATGCTATGAAGCTGATTCAG AATTATTTGGATGCACATAAGCTGAGACTCTGGGATTTCTTTAGGAACATGGACAAAGATGGCAACATGAAAATTCCTGTGGCAGATTTTCGGAGAGCTATGATGCAG CAATCGAAGATCCCTCTGGACCGGATACAGGTTCGGGAACTTATACGCAAGTTAGACAATGCCCAAACAGGGCATGTTGACTACAG TCGTTATAAAGTTCAGGAGCCGGTACAGGAGCctaaggaggaggaagtggaagaagtCTAA
- the LRRC74A gene encoding leucine-rich repeat-containing protein 74A isoform X4 yields the protein MDFVKFNFDEDEDQYGEMSGSSTPAETRSLTDATDNMEEKEKDENSDTDLEIEDVERSFTNIKGADLYIEACKLVGVVPVSYFIRNMEEPIMNLNHHGLGTKGTKALAIALVSNTTITHLELEDNWILGEGTTYLVQMLRENCYIQELNISNNRLDTDGAEAICRMFFNNISNIRAIQLAGNNFNDESAIYFSESLMTNYRVTELDLSHNEFAEKGGELLGQMLANNESLEVLNLSWNHLRMKGAVAFSAGLRANGTLKILDLAWNGFGNEGALALGEALKVNNVLTELDISSNHINNEGTVKLCKGLEVNGNLRILKMAHNPMTVTSAIALVTVVRKNSKSRIEEINISNVLVNEGFIKLLDLVCEIRPELDVIFGGVGGHFTKKQEQRPDAMKLIQNYLDAHKLRLWDFFRNMDKDGNMKIPVADFRRAMMQQSKIPLDRIQVRELIRKLDNAQTGHVDYSRYKVQEPVQEPKEEEVEEV from the exons ATGGATTTTGTTAAATTTAACTTTGATGAGGATGAAG ACCAGTATGGTGAAATGTCGGGAAGCAGCACACCTGCGGAAACACGATCTCTTACTGATGCCACCGACAATatggaagagaaggagaaggatgaGAATTCTGACACGGATCTTGAGATAGAAG ATGTTGAGCGATCATTTACAAACATAAAAGGTGCCGATCTGTACATAGAAGCTTGCAAGCTGGTAGGAGTGGTTCCTGTCTCGTACTTCATTCGGAATATGGAGGAGCCCATCATGAACCTTAACCACCATGGGCTTGGGACCAAGGGAACCAAAGCCCTTGCCATTGCTCTGGTT TCCAATACAACCATCACTCACCTAGAGCTAGAGGATAACTGGATTCTGGGGGAAGGAACTACATATTTGGTGCAAATGCTACGGGAGAACTGCTACATCCAGGAGCTG AATATTTCCAATAATCGTCTTGACACAGATGGAGCTGAAGCTATCTGCAGGATGTTCTTCAATAATATTTCTAATATCCGGGCTATTCAGCTTGCAG GAAACAACTTTAATGACGAGTCAGCAATATACTTTTCTGAATCGTTAATG ACCAATTACCGAGTGACTGAGCTGGACCTCAGCCACAATGAGTTTGccgagaagggaggagagctactGGGGCAGATGTTGG CCAACAATGAGTCTCTAGAGGTTCTGAACCTGAGCTGGAATCACCTGCGGATGAAAGGGGCTGTTGCCTTCAGTGCTGGCCTCAGG GCCAATGGAACACTGAAGATTCTTGACCTTGCATGGAACGGCTTTGGGAATGAAGGGGCTCTGGCCCTTGGAGAAGCCCTCAAGGTCAACAACGTGCTCACTGAACTGGACATCAGCAGCAACCACATCAACAACGAAGGGACTGTAAAGCTCTGCAAGGGATTAGAAGTCAATGGAAACCTTCGCATCTTGaag ATGGCCCACAACCCCATGACAGTAACGAGCGCCATTGCACTTGTCACAGTGGTCCGAAAGAATTCCAAATCCAGAATAGAGGAAATCAACATCTCA AATGTGCTAGTGAATGAAGGCTTCATCAAGTTATTGGATCTAGTCTGCGAGATACGGCCTGAACTAGATGTCATCTTTGGAGGGGTTGGAGGCCATTTTACCAAGAAGCAAGAGCAGCGTCCCGATGCTATGAAGCTGATTCAG AATTATTTGGATGCACATAAGCTGAGACTCTGGGATTTCTTTAGGAACATGGACAAAGATGGCAACATGAAAATTCCTGTGGCAGATTTTCGGAGAGCTATGATGCAG CAATCGAAGATCCCTCTGGACCGGATACAGGTTCGGGAACTTATACGCAAGTTAGACAATGCCCAAACAGGGCATGTTGACTACAG TCGTTATAAAGTTCAGGAGCCGGTACAGGAGCctaaggaggaggaagtggaagaagtCTAA
- the LRRC74A gene encoding leucine-rich repeat-containing protein 74A isoform X3 — protein sequence MNGQGGCLMLHVVYWALRRSCIHICRMNAINLILDQYGEMSGSSTPAETRSLTDATDNMEEKEKDENSDTDLEIEDVERSFTNIKGADLYIEACKLVGVVPVSYFIRNMEEPIMNLNHHGLGTKGTKALAIALVSNTTITHLELEDNWILGEGTTYLVQMLRENCYIQELNISNNRLDTDGAEAICRMFFNNISNIRAIQLAGNNFNDESAIYFSESLMTNYRVTELDLSHNEFAEKGGELLGQMLANNESLEVLNLSWNHLRMKGAVAFSAGLRANGTLKILDLAWNGFGNEGALALGEALKVNNVLTELDISSNHINNEGTVKLCKGLEVNGNLRILKMAHNPMTVTSAIALVTVVRKNSKSRIEEINISNVLVNEGFIKLLDLVCEIRPELDVIFGGVGGHFTKKQEQRPDAMKLIQNYLDAHKLRLWDFFRNMDKDGNMKIPVADFRRAMMQQSKIPLDRIQVRELIRKLDNAQTGHVDYSRYKVQEPVQEPKEEEVEEV from the exons ATGAATGGGCAAGGTGGGTGTCTTATGCTGCACGTTGTATATTGGGCATTGCGTCGGTCTTGCATTCACATTTGCAGAATGAATGCAATCAATCTCATTCTAGACCAGTATGGTGAAATGTCGGGAAGCAGCACACCTGCGGAAACACGATCTCTTACTGATGCCACCGACAATatggaagagaaggagaaggatgaGAATTCTGACACGGATCTTGAGATAGAAG ATGTTGAGCGATCATTTACAAACATAAAAGGTGCCGATCTGTACATAGAAGCTTGCAAGCTGGTAGGAGTGGTTCCTGTCTCGTACTTCATTCGGAATATGGAGGAGCCCATCATGAACCTTAACCACCATGGGCTTGGGACCAAGGGAACCAAAGCCCTTGCCATTGCTCTGGTT TCCAATACAACCATCACTCACCTAGAGCTAGAGGATAACTGGATTCTGGGGGAAGGAACTACATATTTGGTGCAAATGCTACGGGAGAACTGCTACATCCAGGAGCTG AATATTTCCAATAATCGTCTTGACACAGATGGAGCTGAAGCTATCTGCAGGATGTTCTTCAATAATATTTCTAATATCCGGGCTATTCAGCTTGCAG GAAACAACTTTAATGACGAGTCAGCAATATACTTTTCTGAATCGTTAATG ACCAATTACCGAGTGACTGAGCTGGACCTCAGCCACAATGAGTTTGccgagaagggaggagagctactGGGGCAGATGTTGG CCAACAATGAGTCTCTAGAGGTTCTGAACCTGAGCTGGAATCACCTGCGGATGAAAGGGGCTGTTGCCTTCAGTGCTGGCCTCAGG GCCAATGGAACACTGAAGATTCTTGACCTTGCATGGAACGGCTTTGGGAATGAAGGGGCTCTGGCCCTTGGAGAAGCCCTCAAGGTCAACAACGTGCTCACTGAACTGGACATCAGCAGCAACCACATCAACAACGAAGGGACTGTAAAGCTCTGCAAGGGATTAGAAGTCAATGGAAACCTTCGCATCTTGaag ATGGCCCACAACCCCATGACAGTAACGAGCGCCATTGCACTTGTCACAGTGGTCCGAAAGAATTCCAAATCCAGAATAGAGGAAATCAACATCTCA AATGTGCTAGTGAATGAAGGCTTCATCAAGTTATTGGATCTAGTCTGCGAGATACGGCCTGAACTAGATGTCATCTTTGGAGGGGTTGGAGGCCATTTTACCAAGAAGCAAGAGCAGCGTCCCGATGCTATGAAGCTGATTCAG AATTATTTGGATGCACATAAGCTGAGACTCTGGGATTTCTTTAGGAACATGGACAAAGATGGCAACATGAAAATTCCTGTGGCAGATTTTCGGAGAGCTATGATGCAG CAATCGAAGATCCCTCTGGACCGGATACAGGTTCGGGAACTTATACGCAAGTTAGACAATGCCCAAACAGGGCATGTTGACTACAG TCGTTATAAAGTTCAGGAGCCGGTACAGGAGCctaaggaggaggaagtggaagaagtCTAA